The DNA region TAGACGAATCTGCGGTGCTTGCTGGATCGTGATTTGACGAGCCAATCGCAAGTCATGCGTCCGTTTATCTAAACGATCTAAAAATTGTGTATAGTCGTTGGCGATTTGTACGTCCATCTGATCGCCTGATTCTTCTGCTTTTTTCATTGCTTCCGGGATGATCGTTGTTTGTAACTCTTCGATTTTTAATTCTCCTGCAGCAATATAGATATTCAATGCATCAAAATAATCTTTATTTTTGTTATACAGCTGTTCCAGCATTAAATTATCTTTTAGCAAGCCATTTTTTTCTTTATCAAGTTTGATGGCGATCTTATCGATTTGTGCACCGATTTTTTGATATTTTGCAGTGATTTCAAAGATCGACTGTTTGACTTTTCCAAACATTTTTTGGAAAATATTTCCTTCACCAGTCCGTAATTCATCCGGGTTCGCTTCATTTAGACGATACATCAAATCGGTCAATGAATCGCCAAGAGGGCCGATATCTTGTGCTTGCACATGATTTAACATTGATTGAGAGAATTCTCCTAATTTTGTTTGAGCAGCAGCTCCATAAGTAATGACCGCTTGGGCATCTTGTACATCGATTTTTGACGCTAATTCTCTGGCCTGTGCCTGACGTTCTTCTGGTAATTTATCTACCAAACGGGCAGCAACTTGCTGATCCTGTAAAGCAGAAATTTCGCTTTGCTGTGTAGCAGTCAATGAATCGATAGGGGTTGAAAACGGGTTATTTAATAAATCATCTAAAGTATCACTGACAGGTGTCACATCTTTTGGCTTATTTTCCATATAGTTTCCTCCTCTGTGCATAAACGAGCTTACATAGTGCTGTTAATGATATTATTCTTCATTTTCACTATGTTCATTATCTCTTTTTAAGCTGTTTTTAGCAACGGAAATCTCAATATCTAGATCATCTAAATCGTCTGCAACAAATTGTTCATAATCTTTTTTGATCAATTTTGAGACTTGATCGATAATTTGAGCACTTTCTTCTAATTTTTCATAGGTTTGTTTATTTTTGATTTCATGATCGTCGATTTCTAAATACTTACTTGTTAAATCAACTAAGTTAGGTAAGTGTGTGTAAAGAAAATGATTTGCTAAATGAAGCTTTTTAGGCTCCTTAACTAATTCCTTGAACAAAGCTTTGGATACTCGCAATGTATCATTGCGCAAATCGATCGCTCTCAATTTAGTTGAGGCGTTCATATTTTCTTGCAGTTTAATGATCTGTTTTTTTGTTGTGTTCATCGTATCACGGAAAAAGGTGATTTCCTGATCTGTCATACCTGATTCAGAATAATGTTCTTCTTTTGCCTTGGTCAAGCTAGGCAGCTGTTCTTCTTTTTTCACATTCTTTTTGTTTGACCCAGTAAAGAGCAGCACCATTAATATCACTAAAGCCACGATAACGGCAGGTAGATGTATACCGGTAATAAAACGCAGAACGAAGCCAGCTAAAATCAAGTAGGCAATTATTTTAATAAGTTTTCCTGTTCTCATTTCAGTTCCCTCCAATCATTTATTCCATCGAAAGTTAATTTTCCTTCGCTATATATGCTATTTTAGCACATTCTACTTAAGAAAGAATATCAGTCCAAAGATGGATTTTAATATTTAGAGAAAATGTAAGAAATGACAAGTGAATTCAACTGTTTTTTACTACTTAGGATGTAGAATGATGCATCCTATTCACAAAAAAGTCAAAAGAAATCTGAGAAAAAAGCAAAACCATAGGGTATAATGGATAATAATGATTTGGTATAAAGGAGAAATACAGTGAAGATAAAAAATATCATACCGCTTTTATTTGTAGGGTTTATGCTCACAGGTTGTTTTGGGCGTAAAGCTGAGGTAGAAATAATAGAGGATGCCTATAAAGAAGAGTCGAGTTCCAGCATTGAGGAATCTGTTTCCTATGAAGGCGATGAAGTGTTTTATGAACCCAGAGATAGCACTGAGACAAGTAGTACAATAGATGAAAATAAACAAGCGACAGAAACAACAACACAATCTTCTACTGAAGACAAGGGCAAAGTAGAAGTGATCAAGACAAGTAATGGTGACTTTAAAGTAGAGCTTCCAACAGGATGGGAGACTGTCGAGACAAAAGAATTGAGTGATAATGCAGATATTAGCGTGAAAAATTCGAATACA from Enterococcus sp. 9D6_DIV0238 includes:
- a CDS encoding toxic anion resistance protein; amino-acid sequence: MENKPKDVTPVSDTLDDLLNNPFSTPIDSLTATQQSEISALQDQQVAARLVDKLPEERQAQARELASKIDVQDAQAVITYGAAAQTKLGEFSQSMLNHVQAQDIGPLGDSLTDLMYRLNEANPDELRTGEGNIFQKMFGKVKQSIFEITAKYQKIGAQIDKIAIKLDKEKNGLLKDNLMLEQLYNKNKDYFDALNIYIAAGELKIEELQTTIIPEAMKKAEESGDQMDVQIANDYTQFLDRLDKRTHDLRLARQITIQQAPQIRLIQNTNQALAEKIQASINTAIPLWKNQVVIALTLLRQKDAVTAQRQVSETTNDLLKKNSEMLKISAIETAKENERGIVDIETLQKTQNDLVETIQETLRIQKEGKEKRRAAEIELGHMEEDLKNKLLELTQ
- a CDS encoding 5-bromo-4-chloroindolyl phosphate hydrolysis family protein, with the protein product MRTGKLIKIIAYLILAGFVLRFITGIHLPAVIVALVILMVLLFTGSNKKNVKKEEQLPSLTKAKEEHYSESGMTDQEITFFRDTMNTTKKQIIKLQENMNASTKLRAIDLRNDTLRVSKALFKELVKEPKKLHLANHFLYTHLPNLVDLTSKYLEIDDHEIKNKQTYEKLEESAQIIDQVSKLIKKDYEQFVADDLDDLDIEISVAKNSLKRDNEHSENEE